Within Raineyella sp. W15-4, the genomic segment TCGGTGGGGTGACCCTCGTCGCAGCCCGCCACGTCGTGGCCGGCGAGATCGAGATCCTCAATGCGCCGCGGATCGGCCAGCTGATCGTCGGTGCTTATCCCTCCGCGGCATCGGCCCCGCACGCGGTGGCGACCGCGGAGCGGATCTCGGCGGATCTCACCCGGGCCGACTGGCTCTCCCAGAGCGTGCCCCACATCGACCACTGGCTGGCCTGGAAGGTCACCGTCAACGCCACCTTCGCACTGTCGGTCCTGGACGGCACCGAGGCGGAGCGCACCGCGCTGCGCGACCGTATCGTCGAGGAGGTGCGCCGGGTGCTGGCCACGGCGGGCCACACCCTCGCCGATCCCGCCGCCGAGACGACGTACGACGCCACCCAGGCCGCCGTCGGCCCCAGCCGCAGCGGGACCGGGCACCGGCCGTCCACCTGGCAGAGCTTCGCCCGCGGAGCCGGCAGCGAGGTCGACTACCTGAACGGGGAGATCGTCCTGCTGGCGCGGCTGCACGGCGTGCCGGCCCCGTACAACACCGCGCTCCAGCAGGTACTGGGCCGCTCGGCGGCGCGGCACGAAGGGCCGGGAGTGCACACGGTCGTCGAGGTGATCAGTCTCGCCGGGTCCCTCGGCACCCGCGGTGTCGCCGATGTCGCTGACATCCCCGCTGCCGCTGACCCCCGCCCCGGCCAGGAAGGAGCCGTCGCATGACCACGACAGCAACCGACACCGACCTCTCCGTCCCGCCGACCGCCTCGCCGACCGTCGAGTTCATCAGCCAGATCCATCTGGCACCCTCGACGGAGCTGTCCCCGGTGCCGACCCGGGGCATCGACCTGGCCTATCTGCGCCGCTACGTGCGGGCGCTGGAGGACGCCGGCTTCGACTACACCCTGGTGCCGTACGGCTCGGCGAGCGCCGACTCGCTGGTGGTCGCCTCGGCCATCGGGCAACTCTCCGAGACGTTGAAGACCGTCGTCGCGGTGCGTCCCAACACAGTCTTCCCGCTGGTCGCCGCCCAGCAGCTGGCCACCCTCGACCAGCTGACCGAGGGCCGGAC encodes:
- a CDS encoding ketopantoate reductase family protein; the protein is MSRRYVVIGAGGVGAGLAAGFVRAGIPVVLVSRGDTYEAIRDRGLRYRQGGEARTLDVDVVGSPDQVRLRRTDILVLATKSQDAPATLADWAWRPVEGGGVAAELPVLLTQNGLDAERVALRYFATVIGGVTLVAARHVVAGEIEILNAPRIGQLIVGAYPSAASAPHAVATAERISADLTRADWLSQSVPHIDHWLAWKVTVNATFALSVLDGTEAERTALRDRIVEEVRRVLATAGHTLADPAAETTYDATQAAVGPSRSGTGHRPSTWQSFARGAGSEVDYLNGEIVLLARLHGVPAPYNTALQQVLGRSAARHEGPGVHTVVEVISLAGSLGTRGVADVADIPAAADPRPGQEGAVA